DNA from Arthrobacter sp. StoSoilB19:
AGTGCGGATTCGTGGAGGACACCATCCGCGCCATCGACGGCCGCGTCATCCACACCTTCCACACGGAGGGTGCCGGCGGCGGCCACGCCCCGGACATCATCAAGATTGCCGGCATGCCCAATGTCCTGCCGGCCTCCACCAACCCCACGCTGCCCTATACGCGGAACACCATCGAAGAGCACCTGGACATGCTCATGGTGTGCCACCACCTCAACCCGGACATCCCCGAGGACGTGGCCTTCGCCGATTCCCGGATCCGGGCCGAAACAATCGCCGCCGAGGACGTCCTGCAGGACCTGGGCATCTTCTCCATCACCTCCTCCGACTCCCAGGCAATGGGCCGGGTGGGCGAGGTGATCACCCGCACGTGGCAGGTGGCGGACAAGATGAAGAAGCAGCGCGGGGTGTTGGAAGATCCCACCGCCGGAATCCATGGCAGCGCGGGCAGCGACAACTTCCGGCTCAAGCGCTACGTGGCGAAATACACCATCAACCCCGCCATCGCCCAGGGCATCGCCGACTCCGTGGGGTCCCTGGAGGTGGGCAAGTTCGCGGACCTGGTCCTCTGGGATCCCGCATTCTTCGGCGTCAAACCGGAGCTGGTGCTCAAGGGCGGGCAGATCGCCTACGCACTGATGGGGGACGCGAACGCCTCCATCCCCACTCCCCAGCCCCGCACCATGCGGCCCATGTTCGCCACGTTCGGCAAAGCCATGCAGCAGTCCTCCATCACCTTCCTGTCCCAGGCCGCGATCGGCGCCGGGGTACCCCAGGAACTGGGGCTGGAAAAGGTCATCCGGGCCGTCTCCGGCATCCGGACCCTCACCAAGGCCGACCTCAAGTACAACGACGCCACCCCCGACATCCAGGTGGACCCGGAAACGTACCAGGTAACCGTCGACGGCGAGGACGTCACCTGCGAACCCGCGGACGTCCTGCCCATGGCCCAGCGTTATTTCCTGTTCTAGACCCCACCGGAGCCCCCACGTGATCATCGACAAAGTCCTCGGCAACCTGCACGACCTTCCGGACCCCGAAACCTACGCCGGGCTGCACCGGGAAAAGGTGGTGCTTCCCAGCTCCCAGCTGGTCAAACGCATCCAGCGCGCCACCACCGACCACGGAAAGGAAATCGGCATCCGCCTCCCCTCCGGCTCCGGGGACCTCCGCGACGGCGACATCCTCCACGTGGAAGAGGCCAACATGATCGTGGTGTCCGTGCTGCCCACCGACGTCCTGGTCATCGCACCCCGCACCATCTCCGAAATGGGCGTCACCGCGCACTCCCTCGGCAACCGCCACCTCCAGGCCCAGTTCTTCGACGCCGCTTCCGAATACGGGGCGGACGTCATGGTGTGCGCCTACGACCACACCGTCGAGGACTACCTCCGCCACAATGCCGTCCCCTACACCCGCCAGGAACGCGTCATGCCTGTACCTTTCCGCCATGCTGAGCACAGCCACTAACTATCAGCTGGCGCTTCAGCAGCTTGTCGATTCCGCTTTGCCTACCGGGGCGTTTGCGCACTCCCTTGGGTTCGAGACATACATCGAGCGGGAGCTCGTATCTGATGAAGAGTCCTTCGGTATCTGGCTCGGCGCATTCATCGGGCAGCAGCTGACATACTCTGACGGGCTCGCCATCCGCTTTCTCTACGGGGGTGTTGATGTGGGGGAGCTGGATACTTTGCTCTCTGCGTCCCTGTTGCCCCGGCAGGTGCGGGAGGCGGGCATCAAAATGGGGCTTCGGTTGCTGGAGATCGGGGCGGAGGTGTTTCCGTCGCCTGCGCTGGAACTGTACCGGGACCTGGTGACCACGGGCCGGGCCGCCGGGCACCAGCCGCTGGCGTTCGCCGTCGTCGCCCGCTCTCTGGGCGTGCCGCTCCAGGAGGCGCTCGCCGCCTACCTCTTTGCCACCGCCACCTCCCTGACGCAGAATGCCGTCCGCGCCATCCCCCTGGGGCAGAACGCCGGGCAGCGGGTGCTGCGGAAAGCGCACGACGACGTTGCTGCCGCCATCGACAGCATCGCCCGCCTGACGCTGGACGACTTCGGCGCCGTCAGTCCGGGGCTGGAAATCTCGCAAATGCGGCACGAACGCCAACGTGCCCGGATGTTCATGAGCTGACCGTGCTTGTAAATACTGTGCTTTTGAGTCAAGGAGGACATATGTCTGAACCCATCAAGATCGGCATCGGCGGCCCCGTGGGAGCCGGCAAGACCCAGCTCGTGGAGCGGCTCACCCGGCACATGAGCGGCGGGATCTCCATGGCCGCCATCACCAACGACATCTACACCATCGAGGACGCCAAGATCCTCGCCGCCAACGGCATCCTCCCCGTGGACCGGATCATCGGCGTCGAAACCGGCGGCTGCCCCCACACCGCCATCCGCGAAGACACCTCCATGAACACCGCCGCCATCGAGGAACTCAAAGCCCGCCACCCCGACCTTCAGGTCATCTTCGTCGAATCCGGCGGCGACAACCTCTCCGCTACCTTCAGCCCCGAACTCGTGGACTTCTCCATCTACATCATCGACGTGGCCCAGGGCGAAAAGATCCCCCGCAAAGCCGGCCAGGGCATGATCAAGTCCGACCTCTTCATCATCAACAAAACCGACCTCGCGCCGCACGTCGGGGCTGACCTGGCCGTCATGGAGCGGGATTCCAAGGAATTCCGAGGCAACAAACCGTTCTGCTTCACCAACCTGAAAACTGACAAGGGCCTGGACAAGGTCATCGACTGGATCCGGCACGACGTCCTGATGCTCGACCTGGCGCACTAGACATGGCAGTCGTGGACTTGCCCGAAGGTGACGTACACGCTGAGGCGGCGAGGCCGGATTTTGGGGCCGCGGCGTGGCGGGCACCGCGAAGCGGGCACGGCCCAAAATCCGGCGAAGCCGCCGGATCCAGCCACGGACAGTCACCTATGGGGCGGCTTGAGCTGGGCGTCACTTTGCGGGGCCGCCGGTCCCTTGCCTCACATCAGTTCCATGAGGGGGCCCTTCGGGTACTCCGCCCTCACTATCTCGATGACTCCGGGCAGGTTTGTTATGTCGTCGTGAATCCTGGCGGGGCGTATCTTGGCGCTGACCTCTTCCTTGTTGATGTTGAGGTCCAGGATGGGGCCGACCTTCTCCTGACCACCCAGTCCGCCACGAAGGTCTACCGGACTCCCGGGTCCTATGCAGAGCAGCGGATGACTGTGCGGCTGGGGGAGGGGGCGCGGCTGGAACTCATGCCCGACCAGCTCATCGCCTACCGCGAGGCCAGTTACCGGCAGCGGACCTCGGTGACCCTGCGACCGTCGTCGAGCCTGGTCATGGCCGAGGTAGTAACCCCCGGCTGGTCGCCCGACGGAGCCGCGTTCCGGTACGAGGAAGTCCGGCTGCGCAACGACATCCGTATTGAGGCCGCTGATGGTGACCCGCAGCTGCTGGCGCTGGACAACCTGCTGATCCGGCCGCCACTCCACGACGTCACCGGACTCGGCTTCATGGAGGGATACAGCCATCTGGGGTCGCTGGTGGTGGTGGACGCACGGGTGGACCAGGCGCTCGCCGACCAACTCCACGGCCTCACCGCCGGCCGGGAATCGCTGACCGGCATCTCCCTGACCCGCACCGTGGCAGGCACAACCGGACTGGTGCTGCGGAGCCTCTCCCACAGCACCGACGAACTGAACCTGCTGCTCCGTTCCTGCACGGACCTGCTCCGCGGACTCTGGTACGGCCAGGCCCCGCTAAACCTGAGGAAGCACTGATGACCAGCATCGGCATCCTCTACCGTGACCGGGACCTGCTGCCGCTCCGGACCCGGGTGCTGTTCACTTTCGGTGCGGTAGCCGCGCTCCATGCCGCCGCCGTCGTCCTCTTGCTAGCCGGGACCTTCGGCGCAGGAAGCCGGCCGCTGTCCTCGGGGCTGGTGCTCACCGCTTACCTCGCAGGCGTGAAGCACAGCTACGACTGGGACCACCTTGCCGCCATCGACAACTCCACCCGCAGGTTCGTTGCCCAGGGGCAGGACCCGGTGAGCGTGGGCTTCGCCTTCAGCCTGGGCCACAGCTCAGTGGTGACCCTGGCAGGCGTGCTGGTGATCGCCGGCGCGTCCGTGGTGGGTGGACTGATGCAGGACGGTACGGCCGGAAACCTGGTCCTGGGCCTGATTGGCAGTGGTGTGTCCGGCCTGTTCCTGCTGGCCATGGGACTGTTCAACGGCTCCGCGTTCACCCGCTCACTTTCTGCCTACCGGCGCGCCCGTGATGGCGCCACCATTGGCCACCGGGACCTGGCGCCGCAGGGGCTGGTGGCGCGGCTGCTCGCCCGTCCGCTGTCCCGGGTGCGCCGGCCGGGGAGCATCTATGTGATCGGCTTCCTGTTCGGCCTGGGCTTTGATACTGCCACCACCATCGGGCTGCTGATGATGGCGACGGCGGCCTCGCTGGCCGGGGTGCCGCCCTTCGCCTTGCTTGCGCTGCCGCTTGCCTTCGCTGCCGCGATGACCCTGTGCGACTCGCTGAACGGCATGGCCATGATGCGGATGTACCGCTCCGCGTTCGATGATCCCCGGCGGAAGCTCGGCTTCAACGCGCTGGTCACGGGCATTTCCGCGGTCTCGGCGCTGTTCATCTCGGTGATTACCTTGGCCGGGTTCTTCCACGCGGCCTTTGCCCCTGAGGATCCGCTGACCGCGTGGCTGGCCTCCGTCGACCTGGGCGACGCCGGCCTGCTGCTGGTGGCGCTGCTCCTGGCCGTGTGGGGCGGGGCCGGGCTGAGAGGGAAGGCACTTCGAAACACGTAGCAGGGCGCGGTGCGGCCTTGACTGCCGCACCGCGCCCTGCGGTGGTCCTGAGGGGTTCTTTAGCCGAAGTCGGCTACGTAGCTGGGAACTCCGACGGCGTCGGTTGACACCGGTGCGCCGGTGTCATTGACCACGTGGTCCAGCGTTCCCGCGCCGAGGTTCACCGTCAAAAGGCTGTGCAGCCTCACACCCGGCGTTACCGGAACCTCAAAGCCACGGGTGGCGTGGATGCTTGGATCCACGTTGTTGTACACGTAGCTGCCGCCGCCCCACAGCTCGTGGGTTTTGACGGAATCTGCCACCTTGTAACCTGCCCAGCCCAGGACGCCGTCGTGCTGCCACGCTGCCTGGTTGGGCGCGTCGTAGGGGAGCTCATTCTGGAAGAAGACGGTCTTGCCGCCTTCGCCGTTCCAGATGACGTTGTACTGCTGGTAGTGCTCCACGAACAGGCCCGTGGCGGTGACGTTGTTGCCGTTGACGATCACGCCGTTCGCGCCGGTGTTGGTGGTCCAGCCGACGCCGTTCCCATGGTCGGCGCGCCAGGCCCAGATGTGGTCCAGGAGGACGTTGTCGCTGTTGACTTCCAGGCTGACCGAAGCCTTGCCAACATGCGGGCCGCCGATGCGGAAGAACACGTCATGGAGCGTGGTGGGGTTGGCCGGATCACTGTGCATGGGAGAGTTGGCCGGCCCGCTCCCTGCGCCCTGGCGGGCCTTACCGACGCGCATCAGGGCAGGTGACTCCACCTCTCCGGCATCTATAGTGACGGCGGCGACGTCGACACCAGGGACATCCGCCACCGTCAAGGGGACCGCTCCGTTGACGGCGGTGAGGGTTGCCATGCCCAGCCCGAGAACGACGGTTCCTGCCCGCTTGACCTCGATGCTTTGGTCAACGTCGTACACCCCCGGGGTCAGGAGGAGGTGCTTTCCCCTGGCCAGCTGGGAGTTGATGGCCTGCACTGAATCGCCGGGCTTCGCGACATAGAAGTCGGCTAAGGGGACGCTGCGGCCCTCTGTGGGACCGTTTTCCCACGTGGTCCCGGCAGAGTCCTGGCGGACGGCGGGCAGGAACACGTTGTACTGGCCGGCCTGATCCAACGTCAGGTACGGCTTCTCGCGGCTGATCGGCGTGGCGGCCAGGGTGGTGTACGGCGGGTTCGGGAAGGACTGCGGAGGCGCCCCGTTTACGCCCGAGAACACCTGGTTCCACACTCCGTTGGACCAGCTGCCGATGCTGCTGTTGCGGACCAGGTACTGCTGCTGTGAGCCGTTGATGACGGCGCCCGTCTTTGAATCCGCGATGAAGCCGCCACTGGCGTACTGCGGCCCTGCCGTGCAGTAGTCCATGAGGGAAAGGTTGCCGCCGGTGATGTTGATCCGCCGCATGGGTGAGGCCTGCGAAGCCGCCCAGAAGTTCGCCGAGCTGCGGCAGCCTTCAAGTCCGGTGACGTTGATGGTGAGGTTGGACAGCGAACGCCAGAAGTTGTTCAGCGCGATGCAGTTGTCCGCGGACAGGCAGCGGTTGTAGACGTCCACGTGCCCGTTGATGGTGACGTCGGTGGGTGCAGCACCCAGCCCCGCAACCTCCGTCGAGTAGCCCACCTGGACAATCAGCGGCTGCTCCGGGGTTCCATAGGTGCCGGGTTTGAACAACAGGGAATAGCGTTTGGTCCCCATTTCGTCGTCCACCTGCTGCGCCGCGATGGAGTCCACCGTTGCCTGGATCCGGGCCACCGGCATGCTGGGGTCGAAGACGTACACATTGGGTCCGAAGGGGTGTTGCGTCGCCTGTGGAGGAGCCGGGATCGCGGCCGGCAGGGGGGCCTGGGGCGCGGCTGCCTGGGTCGGGGCCCATGCCTGTGGTGCGGCGGGCGACGCGACGGCCATTCCTCCTCCGCTGCCTATCAGGCCGGCCAGGAGGACCGCCGTGCCGGTGACGTGTCTGAGGGGGCTTTTCATTCGCCGCGGTTGCGGGCCGTTGGGCCTTTCGGCGCGCGGCGGTTGGGGCAGGTGGGCTAGCGGCATTGCTGGTCCTGTTCGTCGGTGGGATTCGTCGAGACGGATGTGGGCGGCGAAAAGACGCGGCCGTGGGAGCGCTCTCGTCGGGGAAGCCTAACACCGCAACGGGGTGTCGACAAGGGCATATGGGAGCGCTCCTACCTCGCCTTGACAACCATCTGTGAGATGGGATCTCATTTGGTGAGAGCGCTCCCACTACGGATCGGCCTCCGACCCGTCCCCACCGCTCCCCAGCCCCACCGTCCATCGGACCAATGGGGCATTTCTGACGAAGGAGTCTTCCCCTGTGAAAAACCCCAGCAAGTTCTCCGTGCTTTCGGCTGCCGCCGCGTGCCTTGCCCTGTCGTTGACCGCGTGCGGTTCCTCATCGCCCGAGAAGGCAGGAGTCAACGGTGCAACGGGATCCGAGCCCGTAACGCTCACGGTCGGCACGTTCAACGAATTCGGCTACGAGGCGCTCTTTGAGGAATACAAAGCCCTGAATCCGAACGTGACCATTGTGCACAAGAAGGCGGCAACCACGAATGAAGCACGGGACAACCTCACGACGCGCCTGGCCGCCGGCTCAGGCTTGTCCGATATCGAGGCCGTAGAGGTGGATTGGCTCCCGGAACTCC
Protein-coding regions in this window:
- the ureC gene encoding urease subunit alpha translates to MSFEIPRRQYADLYGPTAGDRIRLADTDLFLEIEQDLTVYGEEVVFGGGKVIRDGMGQNGQATRDEDIPDTVITNAVVLDYTGIYKADVALKDGHIFRIGKAGNPQITDGVDIVIGASTEIIAGERKILTAGGIDTHIHFISPDQVPTALASGVTTMIGGGTGPAEGTKATTVTPGKWHIQRMLQAAEGLPINIGLFGKGHASAVEPLAEQIRAGAIGLKVHEDWGSTTSSIDTSLKVADEYDVQVAIHTDTLNECGFVEDTIRAIDGRVIHTFHTEGAGGGHAPDIIKIAGMPNVLPASTNPTLPYTRNTIEEHLDMLMVCHHLNPDIPEDVAFADSRIRAETIAAEDVLQDLGIFSITSSDSQAMGRVGEVITRTWQVADKMKKQRGVLEDPTAGIHGSAGSDNFRLKRYVAKYTINPAIAQGIADSVGSLEVGKFADLVLWDPAFFGVKPELVLKGGQIAYALMGDANASIPTPQPRTMRPMFATFGKAMQQSSITFLSQAAIGAGVPQELGLEKVIRAVSGIRTLTKADLKYNDATPDIQVDPETYQVTVDGEDVTCEPADVLPMAQRYFLF
- the ureE gene encoding urease accessory protein UreE — encoded protein: MIIDKVLGNLHDLPDPETYAGLHREKVVLPSSQLVKRIQRATTDHGKEIGIRLPSGSGDLRDGDILHVEEANMIVVSVLPTDVLVIAPRTISEMGVTAHSLGNRHLQAQFFDAASEYGADVMVCAYDHTVEDYLRHNAVPYTRQERVMPVPFRHAEHSH
- a CDS encoding urease accessory protein UreF — translated: MLSTATNYQLALQQLVDSALPTGAFAHSLGFETYIERELVSDEESFGIWLGAFIGQQLTYSDGLAIRFLYGGVDVGELDTLLSASLLPRQVREAGIKMGLRLLEIGAEVFPSPALELYRDLVTTGRAAGHQPLAFAVVARSLGVPLQEALAAYLFATATSLTQNAVRAIPLGQNAGQRVLRKAHDDVAAAIDSIARLTLDDFGAVSPGLEISQMRHERQRARMFMS
- the ureG gene encoding urease accessory protein UreG; the protein is MSEPIKIGIGGPVGAGKTQLVERLTRHMSGGISMAAITNDIYTIEDAKILAANGILPVDRIIGVETGGCPHTAIREDTSMNTAAIEELKARHPDLQVIFVESGGDNLSATFSPELVDFSIYIIDVAQGEKIPRKAGQGMIKSDLFIINKTDLAPHVGADLAVMERDSKEFRGNKPFCFTNLKTDKGLDKVIDWIRHDVLMLDLAH
- a CDS encoding urease accessory protein UreD, translating into MGRLELGVTLRGRRSLASHQFHEGALRVLRPHYLDDSGQVCYVVVNPGGAYLGADLFLVDVEVQDGADLLLTTQSATKVYRTPGSYAEQRMTVRLGEGARLELMPDQLIAYREASYRQRTSVTLRPSSSLVMAEVVTPGWSPDGAAFRYEEVRLRNDIRIEAADGDPQLLALDNLLIRPPLHDVTGLGFMEGYSHLGSLVVVDARVDQALADQLHGLTAGRESLTGISLTRTVAGTTGLVLRSLSHSTDELNLLLRSCTDLLRGLWYGQAPLNLRKH
- a CDS encoding nickel transporter encodes the protein MTSIGILYRDRDLLPLRTRVLFTFGAVAALHAAAVVLLLAGTFGAGSRPLSSGLVLTAYLAGVKHSYDWDHLAAIDNSTRRFVAQGQDPVSVGFAFSLGHSSVVTLAGVLVIAGASVVGGLMQDGTAGNLVLGLIGSGVSGLFLLAMGLFNGSAFTRSLSAYRRARDGATIGHRDLAPQGLVARLLARPLSRVRRPGSIYVIGFLFGLGFDTATTIGLLMMATAASLAGVPPFALLALPLAFAAAMTLCDSLNGMAMMRMYRSAFDDPRRKLGFNALVTGISAVSALFISVITLAGFFHAAFAPEDPLTAWLASVDLGDAGLLLVALLLAVWGGAGLRGKALRNT
- a CDS encoding adenylyl cyclase — encoded protein: MAVASPAAPQAWAPTQAAAPQAPLPAAIPAPPQATQHPFGPNVYVFDPSMPVARIQATVDSIAAQQVDDEMGTKRYSLLFKPGTYGTPEQPLIVQVGYSTEVAGLGAAPTDVTINGHVDVYNRCLSADNCIALNNFWRSLSNLTINVTGLEGCRSSANFWAASQASPMRRINITGGNLSLMDYCTAGPQYASGGFIADSKTGAVINGSQQQYLVRNSSIGSWSNGVWNQVFSGVNGAPPQSFPNPPYTTLAATPISREKPYLTLDQAGQYNVFLPAVRQDSAGTTWENGPTEGRSVPLADFYVAKPGDSVQAINSQLARGKHLLLTPGVYDVDQSIEVKRAGTVVLGLGMATLTAVNGAVPLTVADVPGVDVAAVTIDAGEVESPALMRVGKARQGAGSGPANSPMHSDPANPTTLHDVFFRIGGPHVGKASVSLEVNSDNVLLDHIWAWRADHGNGVGWTTNTGANGVIVNGNNVTATGLFVEHYQQYNVIWNGEGGKTVFFQNELPYDAPNQAAWQHDGVLGWAGYKVADSVKTHELWGGGSYVYNNVDPSIHATRGFEVPVTPGVRLHSLLTVNLGAGTLDHVVNDTGAPVSTDAVGVPSYVADFG